The genomic stretch CTGGTGAACACGTCCCGTTTGAACTTGAAAGTCAATATCGCGTAGCAAATGCCGTTCCCGACCATTTCGACAGTCCAGGGGCGATCAGGGTCCGCACCATATTTGTCGACCAGCATCGGATCTGCGGAGGTCTGGGTCCCGTCATAGTATTTGATCCAGGCCTGACCACCGAAGCGTCCGCCAATTGGCGTACCATAGTCAGCGTGATCGGTGCCCTCGATCGGGACCTCTTCCCCGTCAAGAATGAGGCTCTCGAGGGTTTGACCGGGGATATCTCCCAATTCGATCACATAGGTGAGATAGGCATTTGGTCCACCACCCTCACCCGTATGGCTCATCGTAGGAGCGGCCAGCTGACCCTCGGTCGCATATCGACCAAGAACAAACGAGGCAGGTGTGATCCCACCGGTTTGGGTCTGCTGCGTGCGGATCCCCGGTTGCTGTGCCTTTGGCTGCTTTATCAGTGCTGCTTTCAGCGCGGACAAGGCAACCGATGTCAGCAACCTTCCCAAGAAGGTTGTTGTCAGAAACTGCCCGAAAGCAGATGCGACGAAGGTGGACGAAATGGCGCTCCAAGCGGCAAGAACGAGTCCCATCTAGACCTCCAAGGCCAAGATGGCGTCTGTCAGCGGGACGAGCCCAAGGCCTGCTGGACGAAGCACATAGACCGCCGCCCCCTGGACGATCCCCAGCGCTTGGCCTTCATCGGTTGCGATAACAGCGCCATCCCCCGCGTTCGCGACGGCCACCGGTTTTGATTTCAGATGGTGCTTGGCGAGTTCTACATGGTCGTTAAAACCGTCTTTACGCAGTATTCGAAGCCCTCCTCGAATAGTGGTGTAACGACCGCGATAAAGGGTGGCGTAATCCACGCCGGTCATCGCCCTGACCCCACCTGCCAAAAACAGAGCGCAGTCATTTTGACCTTCGGCAAATGGGCGGCGGCTGACCTCGCTGAGGTATTGGATCAAGTTGGCATGCCAGTCCTGGCGTCTTCCATGCGTCATCGTGTCGGCTCCCGTGGAACATATTTTGCAGCCGTCGGTGTCGGTTGGTTTGCGCGAGCCTCACCCCAGACTGTCTCGATGGATCCACTGACGTCGGTGTATTGCCGGAAAGCGTCATTCGGTTGCCGGTTCCGCAGAGCGGTATCCGACTTTTTGAGAGACAACGTCCGCGTGAGCGCAAGGGCCGAACTTAACAGGCTGATCTCTGCAACGCCTTCGCCGCCGACTTCAGGGCGCGAAATCTCTGCGCCCGCAACAAACCCTTTGAATATGCGAACCGGCTCATCGATCAGTTGTTGAGTGATCGGGTCAAAGTAGGCCAGGTGCATCTGACAGGGCGCTTGGCGCAGCTCATAGCCCAGAACCGCCGTCTGAACGGCCTCGGAAATCGAGGATAGGGTTAGGCGAGTGGTGCGGACACTCAATCCGACCTCACTGACCAATGGCGGAATTTTCAACAAATTGCCCGCCGCCAGATAGGTACGCACCTCCCCCTCCACAAGGAAGCCTTCGTGATCCGCACCCGTCCAGAAGCCGATGGTCTCCGCATCCCCGGTTGTCCGGTTTCGCGCCTGAAACCAGACCAAGAGGTGGGCATGCTGCGCGCCGCGCGCCTGAAGATGCGCCAGGATGTTTGATGGTAAAGTTCGCATGGCTATGTCCCCAAAGTCTGCTGAAACATGAAGCTCTGCCCTTCGTGGGTGAAGCGCGTCTGCTGCCCGCTGGAGACGCTGCCCGGCACGATCACTGCTTTGCAGAATGGCTTGATCAGGCGCACAATCGTATCCGTCACCGCTCCGGGCCGGATATTCGGGTTCACTTCAAAAAGGGGTGTGACGCCTGAACCATTTGCCGTGACGGAAATTTCCTGAATGCGATGCAGCGCGTATCGAACCGGAGTGCGGTACTCGAAAGACAGATAATCGCCCCTGCTGAGAACATAGCCTGAAGGCAGACCTTTGAGGCTGAGCAGCCGCGTGTCGGTATCCAGTGTTGCGATCTGGGGCGTTGCGGCGCCCAATATCGCACCGGTCGGATCCATAAGCGGGTATGCAAAAGCCGCGTGATAAGCGCAGAAGGATCGCCCCGGCCCCCGCACGGCATCGACCAGTGCAAGGGCGTCACGGGCTTCGGCGCGGGTCAGGCGGCCCAGCGTGACTTCGCCTTGCCAGAGGTCATTCCCGATGCGGCCGGTCAGCAGATCGCCGCCTGCTGCCCGTGACATCTCGACGGTTTCGGGCAATTCGAAAGACACTCTTGCAATGGGCAATTCGTCCATGAAATCGCTGGTTGAAAGCGGGAATGTCAAAGGCATCAGCCAACCCTCCGTGGGCTATCTGATATCTCGCTCACGCGACCAGGCAGCACATTGCGATCGTATTCTTCGAGGCCCCGGCGAATACCTTCCCGGACCCCCTCCATGATTTCGGTATTGCCGCGCGCGCCGGTCACATCGACGTTGATGGTGACGGGACCATTGTTGCCGCCCATGGGCGCAACCTGCCCATTGGCGGGGTTTCCAATCATGCCGCCCTTCGCCAAACCCAGCATCGGAGTACCGGCATTGATCGCCTCTAAAAGGGCACGGTTGCGCGATGTCGCGCTGGCGTTGACGACGAATTCACCAGTGGATCCCCACAACGGCACTTTGTCATCGCGGCTGCCACCGGTGCCATAGATCATGCCGCCGTCTGCGCGTTTCTGGGTCGACGCACCAAGATTGATTGCTTCCAAAAGAATGCGGTTGGGCGTTACTGCACTACCTTGTTCGGTAGGCTCACTGGCAGACGCATGTTGTTGTGTCGACGTACCTGAGTTGATCGCCTCCAAAAGGGCACGGTTGCGCGACGTCGCGCTGGCGTTGACAACAAATTCACCGGCGGATCCCCACAACGGCACCTTGTCGTCGCGGCTGCCACCGGCGCCATAGATCATTCCGCCGTCGGCTTTCTTCTGTGTCGGGAAAATTGCGCTGAAAATACTGGTGCCGCCAAACAGCGATCCAAAGGGCCCTTCGCCAAAGAGAGCTGCCTGAATACCTGCATCAATCAGACTGCCCGCGATATTTGCCAGCACGTCATCGAGCTTTTCGCCTTTTACAATAAGGCTATCGAGTGCGTTGCTGGTGATGTCCCCGAACAGATCGGCCATCTCTGTCGCGCGCTCGATCGCTGCTTCTTCCTGGATGCGTGCCGCGATCAGCTGTTGCACAGTTTTGCGTTCGGCATCCGTGGCAACGGCCAGAACCTTGCGGTTCTGGATCATTTCCTTCTGCACCGGGTCGGTTTCCGCCAGAAGATCACGTTGTGCCTCCAGCGAGATGATCAGATCATCAATCGCTTGCTGTTCGCGTTTCGAGGCCCGCTCTGCCGCGCGGTCGTTGCCTCTCCCTTTGCGGTCCACAGCGGTTTTTTCTTTCCGCCACGCCTGAAGCTCTTGATTATAGCGCTCCGCCTCGATGCGCGCGGAGACAAAGGCATCGCGTTCCTGTTCGATGTATCGTGCCGCACCATCAGGCAGCGGTGCGCCGCTGGCCGGACGGGTACGACTATCGAACTCCGCACCGGCGAGCGCACCAGCGCGACCGAGCGGATCGTCGCGGAATTCGTAGTTGATCCGGGCACGCTCAACATCGCCGACCCCCTGGTTGGCGAGTGCGATCGCGTTGGAAACCGCGCGGCCGAGTTCATTGGCCATGCGGCTGGCTTGATCCGCAGCGGCCGCGATGGCCGTCGCCATATCGACGGACGCCATGCCGTTGGCCG from Pseudosulfitobacter sp. DSM 107133 encodes the following:
- a CDS encoding phage tail length tape measure family protein, with protein sequence MTFTVQGTVTIDGKEAKITLKGIGDEAKKAGAEAEGFGRKGRGAGKGAKELGDQTTFAAGSVSNLTAQFNDIGVMLAAGQNPLQLAIQQGTQITQVFGNAGAAQAGMMLKQALVSMINPLNLITIGAIAGGAALVQWATSAASANDNAGQFEEQLEDLDAAISDYAKSADLALMTTDQLKERFGSASEDLQLTISLLEQISRNEAQRSIDQVASSLGELMGIAGDGDRRTGIADFFDLNIGLAFTDQQREMRTEARALTAEFLEQQTALTGAAGDLGRQIEIMRQMLSTAQQLAEARGGISAAEEAILKQIAETLLKMEQQRGKVKELEDGMSRAEMKSRAFYAQSRIASNKALSSAQQLIKELQTEANIQRLIAQYGEDSRRVAEARVAEERRVYAATKLTADMSQNMKDEIMRAWDAANGMASVDMATAIAAAADQASRMANELGRAVSNAIALANQGVGDVERARINYEFRDDPLGRAGALAGAEFDSRTRPASGAPLPDGAARYIEQERDAFVSARIEAERYNQELQAWRKEKTAVDRKGRGNDRAAERASKREQQAIDDLIISLEAQRDLLAETDPVQKEMIQNRKVLAVATDAERKTVQQLIAARIQEEAAIERATEMADLFGDITSNALDSLIVKGEKLDDVLANIAGSLIDAGIQAALFGEGPFGSLFGGTSIFSAIFPTQKKADGGMIYGAGGSRDDKVPLWGSAGEFVVNASATSRNRALLEAINSGTSTQQHASASEPTEQGSAVTPNRILLEAINLGASTQKRADGGMIYGTGGSRDDKVPLWGSTGEFVVNASATSRNRALLEAINAGTPMLGLAKGGMIGNPANGQVAPMGGNNGPVTINVDVTGARGNTEIMEGVREGIRRGLEEYDRNVLPGRVSEISDSPRRVG